From the genome of Actinomycetes bacterium:
GGGCGCGGCAGGATCCGCGCCTGCGCGTCCCGCTCCCCCTCGGACTCGAGCCGGATGACGGCCGGTCGCTCGGCGGCGACCTGCGAGTAGTGGCCGACGTGCTGCACGGACTCGCTCCCGACCAGGACGTCGTCGGGGAGGCGCTGGCCCGACGGCGCCGCCGCGACACCAGGCCCGAGCCGCTGCGCCCGGTCGCTCAGGCCGCTGCGGTCGCCGCGCTGGCGCCGACCTCTCGGGTGCGCCTGCGCGCGCACCTGGTACGCCGGGACCGGGGCGCCCACGTCGAGCTGCACCTGCCGGACGGGGTGTCCGCGGTGCGGGCCGACGACCCGGCGGTGGCGAGGCTCCTGCGCGGCGAGCCGGTGACGGTCGCGGACCTGCCCGGCGAGCCGGGCCACGTCCTCGCCCTGGTCCGGCGACTGCTCGCTGAGGCGGTGCTCGTCCCTGCCGACTGACCGCTGCGCCGTGGCCAGCCGGGCCCGGGTCGACCCGCTCGCCGGCACCGCGCCCCCGATCGAGCGCTACCTGCTGGTCGAGCACCCGGGCCCGTGGGGTGCGTCCGCGCATCCGACCCAGGACCTGCCCCGGCCCCAGGGCGACGCGCTGCGCGCCGCGGCGGCGCGGCTCGGCGCCCGGCTCCTGCTCATCCGTCGCCCCGGACGGCAGTCCCGGCCCGACCAACTGCGGTGGGGGTACGCCGACGCGCGCCTGGCCACGCTGCGGTGGGGGACCTGCTCCGACCTCACCAGCGCGAGCTTCGACCCCGAGGAGGCGACGCCGGGCGAGGCGGCGTACCTCGTGTGCACCCAGGGTCGCCACGACCGCTGCTGCGCCATCGACGGCCGGCCGGTGGCGGCCGCCCTCGCGCGGCTGCGCCCGGAGCAGACCTGGGAGTGCACGCACGTCGGCGGCGACCGATTCGCCGCCAACGTCGTCGTCCTGCCGCACGGTCTGGCCTACGGGCGGGTCGGCCCGGACGACGCCGCCGAGCTCGTGGCGGCGTACGAGGCCGGTCGGCTCGTCCCCCGCCTGCTGCGGGGACGGACGACGGGACCACCGGCCCTGCAGTACGTCGCCGCGCAGATCCGCCGGCTGACCGGCAGCGCCGGCGTGGACGACGTCGAGCCGCTCGAGGTGGCCCGCAGCGGGCCGGACGCCTGGCGGGTGGTGCTGCGCGTGCGGGGGCAGGCCTACGAGTCGCACGTACGCGAGACCCACTCCGTCGTCGCGACCCCGCTCACCTGCGCCGGGGTCGGGCCGGGGACTCAACGCGGCTTCGAGACCTTGGCCCTCGACCGCGTCCCCGAACCCCGTGCCGGCCGCTGAGCCACCCGTGCGCTGAACACGTGTCAGGCGTTCGGTGCGCGATCGCGCACCGAAC
Proteins encoded in this window:
- a CDS encoding sucrase ferredoxin, which gives rise to MASRARVDPLAGTAPPIERYLLVEHPGPWGASAHPTQDLPRPQGDALRAAAARLGARLLLIRRPGRQSRPDQLRWGYADARLATLRWGTCSDLTSASFDPEEATPGEAAYLVCTQGRHDRCCAIDGRPVAAALARLRPEQTWECTHVGGDRFAANVVVLPHGLAYGRVGPDDAAELVAAYEAGRLVPRLLRGRTTGPPALQYVAAQIRRLTGSAGVDDVEPLEVARSGPDAWRVVLRVRGQAYESHVRETHSVVATPLTCAGVGPGTQRGFETLALDRVPEPRAGR